A genome region from Paracoccus stylophorae includes the following:
- the fabZ gene encoding 3-hydroxyacyl-ACP dehydratase FabZ — MADATRTPAPYTEADLALIKRIIPHRYPFLFIDRVRDIVPHEGGIGIKNVTCNEPHFQGHFPDEPVMPGVTIIEAMAQTSAVVVGISMNIIDKPLATYFMGIDKCKFRRMVVPGDVLELHCKAVRGGGKIWKFEGRALVGGQLCASAEFTAMMALKADD, encoded by the coding sequence ATGGCCGACGCAACGCGCACCCCCGCCCCTTATACCGAGGCCGATCTGGCGCTGATCAAGCGGATCATCCCTCATCGCTATCCGTTCCTGTTCATCGACAGGGTCCGCGACATCGTCCCGCACGAGGGCGGGATCGGGATCAAGAACGTCACCTGCAACGAGCCGCATTTCCAGGGCCATTTCCCCGACGAGCCGGTGATGCCCGGCGTCACCATCATCGAGGCGATGGCCCAGACCTCGGCCGTGGTGGTGGGCATCAGCATGAACATCATCGACAAGCCGCTGGCGACCTATTTCATGGGCATCGACAAGTGCAAGTTCCGGCGCATGGTGGTGCCCGGCGACGTGCTTGAACTGCACTGCAAAGCGGTGCGCGGCGGCGGCAAGATCTGGAAGTTCGAGGGCCGGGCGCTGGTCGGCGGCCAGCTTTGCGCCTCGGCCGAGTTCACGGCGATGATGGCGCTGAAGGCCGATGACTGA
- the lpxA gene encoding acyl-ACP--UDP-N-acetylglucosamine O-acyltransferase, whose protein sequence is MTDTRIHASAVVEAGARIGAGVEIGPFCVVGPQVSLGDGVVLKSHVVVTGDTLIGDGTTIFPFASIGEVPQDLKFRGEHVRLEIGARNRIREYVSMNPGTEGGGGVTRIGDDGLFMAGSHVAHDCQVGDRVILVNNASVAGHCHLGDDVIVGGLSGVHQWVRIGRGAMIGAVTMVTADVIPYGLVQGPRGHLDGLNLIGLKRRGASRADIAALRGLLARLGQGSFRDAARDCAGADVTAMERDVLDFILGPSDRSFLAPRPA, encoded by the coding sequence ATGACTGACACCCGCATCCACGCCAGCGCGGTTGTCGAGGCGGGCGCCCGCATCGGCGCGGGCGTCGAGATCGGACCGTTCTGCGTGGTCGGCCCGCAGGTCAGCCTGGGCGACGGCGTGGTGCTGAAATCGCATGTGGTCGTCACCGGCGACACGCTGATCGGCGACGGCACGACGATCTTTCCCTTCGCCTCGATCGGAGAGGTTCCGCAGGACCTGAAATTCCGCGGCGAACATGTGCGGCTGGAAATCGGGGCGCGCAATCGAATTCGCGAATATGTCAGCATGAATCCGGGGACCGAGGGCGGCGGCGGCGTCACCCGGATCGGCGATGACGGGCTGTTCATGGCGGGCAGCCATGTGGCCCATGATTGTCAGGTCGGCGACCGGGTCATTCTGGTCAACAACGCCTCGGTCGCGGGCCATTGTCATCTGGGCGACGACGTGATCGTGGGCGGGCTGTCGGGCGTGCATCAATGGGTGCGGATCGGACGCGGCGCGATGATCGGCGCGGTGACGATGGTGACCGCCGACGTGATCCCCTACGGGCTGGTGCAGGGGCCGCGCGGCCATCTGGACGGGCTGAACCTGATCGGGCTGAAACGCCGCGGCGCCAGCCGGGCCGACATCGCCGCGCTGCGCGGCCTGCTGGCGCGTCTGGGGCAGGGCTCGTTCCGCGACGCCGCCCGCGACTGCGCCGGCGCTGACGTGACTGCGATGGAACGCGACGTGCTGGATTTCATCCTCGGCCCGTCCGACCGTTCCTTCCTTGCGCCGAGGCCGGCATGA